The nucleotide sequence GGGGCTGACCGTGCGCCCGGGTCCGTGCGAGAGCCGGACCCGGGCGACGGTGTCAGTCAGTGCTCAGGCTCAGCCGAGGAGCTTGAGGACGGACTGCGGGGCGCTGTTCGCCTGGGCGAGCATCGAGACACCGGCCTGCGAGAGGATCTGGCTCCGGCTGAAGGAGCTCATCTCCTTCGCCATGTCGGTGTCACGGATGCGCGACTCGGCGGCGGCCGCGTTCTCCGACGCGACGCTCAGGCTGTTGATGGTGTGCTGCAGACGGTTCTGCACCGCACCGAGGTCGGCCCGGTTGCCCGAGACGGTCTTGATGGCGGCGTCGATCGCGGTCAGGGCGGTCGCCGCGCCGGCCGAGGTCGACACGTCCAGGGCGTCGGTGCCGAGGGTCGTCGTGTCGGCCTGCGCGAACGCGACGTCGACGGTCTGGCCGCTGTTGGCGCCGATCTGGAACGTGAAGGTGCCGGCGGTGCCGCCGGTGCCGTCGAGGAGGTTCTGCCCGTTGAACTGGGTGGTGCTGGCGATGCGGTCGAGCTCGTCGTTGAGGGCGGTCACCTCGCTCTGGATCGCGGTGCGGTCGTCCGCGGTGTTCGTGTCGTTGCCCGACTGGACCGCCAGCTGACGCATGCGCTGGAGGATCGAGTGCGTCTCGTTGAGCGCACCCTCAGCCGTCTGGACGAGGGAGATCGCGTCCTGGGCGTTGGACGTGGCCTGGGAGAGGCCGTTGGTCTGGGCGCGCAGCTTCTCGCTGATCGCCAGGCCGGCGGCGTCGTCCGCGGCGCGGTTGATGCGCAGACCCGAGGACAGGCGCTCGAGGCTGGTGTTCATCGAGCTCTGGGTGGAGTTGAGGTGCCGGTAGGCGTTCAGAGCGGCGACGTTGGTGTTGACCTGCAGACCCATGATGTTTCCTCCTTGGATGGGGTCTCGGACCGCCGTCCGTGGCGATCCGTGCCGCTCCCAGTCGGGGCGGCACTCCCCTCATCGGCGGGGCCGTGAGGGACTTGAGGCCCCGGTCGGACTTTTTCCGCCGGGGACGTTCGGGGGGTGGTGCGCGGGCTCAGCCCGCGTGCCGGACGCCGGCCGAGCGGCCGGCCAGGGTGCCCCGCTGCGCCAGGGTGGCGCGCTGGGCGATGTCGGCGTAGTAGCCGGCGCGGCGGCGGGCGGCAGCGGTCGTCGCGGCGGCCGCGGCGGCCGGGCGCTCCTCGCCGAGGGTGGCGCGCATCCCGTCACGGAGCATCCCGAGCGCCTCGGCCCGCAGCTGCGAGACCCGGGACTCGGTGACGCCCAGCTCCTCGGCGACGTCCTTGAGCAGGCGGTCGTCGAAGAAGGTGGCGCGCACGACGATGCGCAGCCGCTCGGGCAGCGCGGCGACGGCGGCGGTGAGGTAGTTCTCGCGCTCGCGCTCGACGACGACGTCCTCGGGGGTGCGCTCGTCGCGGGGCAGGGCCGCGTCGGCGATCCCGGCGTCGACGAGCGCGTCGAGGCGCACGACGACCGAGCGGTGCACGGCCTCGGAGACCTGGCGGATGTCCTCGACCCCGACGCCGAGCCGCTCCGCGACCTCGTGCGTGCCCGGCTCGCGGCCGAGCTCGGAGGTGAGGGCCCCCCGGGCGGCGTCGTGGTGGCGGGCCCGGGTGCGGACCGAGCGCGTCGCCCAGTCCATCGAGCGCAGCTCGTCGAGGAGCGCGCCCTTGATGCGGGTCGCGGCGTAGCGACCGAAGGGGACGCCCCGGCTCGCGTCGAACGACTCGGCGGCCGACGCGAGGGCGAAGAGGCCGGCCGACGTCAGGTCGTCGGTCGCCACGTGGGAGGGGAGGCGGGCGCTGAGGGAGCGCACCTCGTAGGTGACGATCGGGAGGTGCTCTCGGCAGAGAGCGTCCACGTCGTGCCGGGAGGCCGCAGGGGAGGCCGTGGTGGTCATGGACCCACTGTCGAGGGAGTCCCGGGCATGTCGCCAGCCGTAGAAGGACTCGGGGCCGACTTCGGGACCTTCGGCCACCACGGGGGTCTCCGACCGGTCGGTGGGGGTCGTCCGAACGGCCGGTTGTCGTGCCGATCCGCGCCTGCGCCACGCGTACGCGCGCGCGTGGCAGACTGGCTGGGAGGACCTGCCCCGGATCCGTGCCGCGGAGCCGCTCAAGTCCGCTCCCCCCGACCCGATGAGGACACCGTGCCCGACAGCCAGACCGACATCGCCGCCGCCTGCGCGGACCTGTCCGAGTCGCTGTGGCGCACCCGCGAGCTCCTCGACGTGCTCGCCTACCGCATCGAGGTCCAGCGGGCCCTCGTCGAGACCGCCCGCTCCGGGTGGCTCGCCCGCTCGACCCGCGAGGTCGACGACGTCATCGCGACGATCCGCTCCTCCGAGCTCGCCCGCTCGGTCGACCTCGTCCCCCTGACCACCGCGCTGGGGCTCTCCCCCGACGCCAGCCTGCGCGAGCTGACCGAGGCCGTGCCGGCCCCCTGGGACCAGGTGCTCGCCGAGCACCGGAACGCGCTCGGCGAGGCGACGGCCGCCCTCCTGCAGGCCGCCCTGTCCAACCGCGAGCTGCTCGCCTCGAGCGCGCAGGCCATCGAGGAGGCGCTCTCCCGCTTCCACGGCAGCGGCGCCGGCTCCACCTACACCGCCAGCGGCACCCGCGACCGCGACACCGCCGGGCGCCTGTTCGACGAGACCACGTGAGGGACGCGATGACCCAGCAGACCCAGGAGGCGGACCTCGACGTGCGCCGCATCCACCTGCCCGAGGGGCTGGTCGGCTTCCCCGCCACCGAGTACGAGGTGCGGGCGGTCGCGACCGGCCTGTTCGACCTCGCGCCCGTCGGCGACAGCGGGCCGAGCTTCGTCACGGCCGACGCCGCGGCGTTCTTCCCGGACTACCACCCCGAGATCGACGACGCGACGGCCGGGCGGCTGCACCTGAGCACCGCCGAGGACGCGCTCGTCCTCGTCGTCGTGACCATCGCCGAGGACATCACCCGCTCGACGGCCAACCTCCTCGCGCCGCTCGTCGTCAACACCCGCACCTCCGACGCCGAGCAGGTCGTCCTCACCGGTCAGGACCACCCGCTGCGCGCGCCGCTGGTGGCCGCATGACCCTCTCCGCGTCGCGTCCCTCGGGGGTGTCGTCGTGCTCGTCCTGAGCCGTCGGCCGCACGAGGCCATCCGCATCCGGCACGACATCGTCGTGACCGTCCTCGAGATCAGTGGCGACAAGGTGCGCCTGGGCATCGAGGCGCCGTCCGACGTCCAGATCCACCGCGAGGAGATCTACCTCGCGGTGCGCGCCGCGAACGAGGAGGCCTCGGCCCGCCCCGGCGCGGCCGGCGACCTCGCCCGCGCGCTCGGCAACGTCACCCCGCCGGCGCGACCCGCCGCGGCGCCCGCCCCGACGACCCCGCCGGCGCCCGCCCGCCCCGCGGCCCCGCGGCCGCCCCGCGACGCCTGACGCCGGGTCGGTCAGAGGCGGCCGTCGGCCAGCCGGCGGAAGGGCGTGCGCGTCGAGGACGTGACCTTGACGATGGACTGCCCGTCGGCGCTCGTGCCGATCGCGCCGTCGACGACGGTGTGCCCGATCTTCCTC is from Arthrobacter sp. NEB 688 and encodes:
- the flgN gene encoding flagellar export chaperone FlgN; this translates as MPDSQTDIAAACADLSESLWRTRELLDVLAYRIEVQRALVETARSGWLARSTREVDDVIATIRSSELARSVDLVPLTTALGLSPDASLRELTEAVPAPWDQVLAEHRNALGEATAALLQAALSNRELLASSAQAIEEALSRFHGSGAGSTYTASGTRDRDTAGRLFDETT
- a CDS encoding flagellar assembly protein FliW, whose translation is MTQQTQEADLDVRRIHLPEGLVGFPATEYEVRAVATGLFDLAPVGDSGPSFVTADAAAFFPDYHPEIDDATAGRLHLSTAEDALVLVVVTIAEDITRSTANLLAPLVVNTRTSDAEQVVLTGQDHPLRAPLVAA
- a CDS encoding sigma-70 family RNA polymerase sigma factor, translated to MTTTASPAASRHDVDALCREHLPIVTYEVRSLSARLPSHVATDDLTSAGLFALASAAESFDASRGVPFGRYAATRIKGALLDELRSMDWATRSVRTRARHHDAARGALTSELGREPGTHEVAERLGVGVEDIRQVSEAVHRSVVVRLDALVDAGIADAALPRDERTPEDVVVERERENYLTAAVAALPERLRIVVRATFFDDRLLKDVAEELGVTESRVSQLRAEALGMLRDGMRATLGEERPAAAAAATTAAARRRAGYYADIAQRATLAQRGTLAGRSAGVRHAG
- a CDS encoding flagellin; amino-acid sequence: MGLQVNTNVAALNAYRHLNSTQSSMNTSLERLSSGLRINRAADDAAGLAISEKLRAQTNGLSQATSNAQDAISLVQTAEGALNETHSILQRMRQLAVQSGNDTNTADDRTAIQSEVTALNDELDRIASTTQFNGQNLLDGTGGTAGTFTFQIGANSGQTVDVAFAQADTTTLGTDALDVSTSAGAATALTAIDAAIKTVSGNRADLGAVQNRLQHTINSLSVASENAAAAESRIRDTDMAKEMSSFSRSQILSQAGVSMLAQANSAPQSVLKLLG
- the csrA gene encoding carbon storage regulator CsrA translates to MLVLSRRPHEAIRIRHDIVVTVLEISGDKVRLGIEAPSDVQIHREEIYLAVRAANEEASARPGAAGDLARALGNVTPPARPAAAPAPTTPPAPARPAAPRPPRDA